The following proteins are encoded in a genomic region of Paenibacillus sp. FSL R7-0273:
- a CDS encoding zeta toxin family protein: MSKTKATMFVFAGNNGSGKSTIRNLIVDRLGVSVNIDPDALARKINNIDPEKSKVSAGKEAIRIARECIRNKWDFTVETTLAGGNVIRQMIDAKEQGFEIIMFYVGLGDVRLNIERVALRVKNGGHHIETDDIIRRDVTSMNNLLSHLDLIDQLIVVDNSKADGEFVLETDKSGIKYYINELPEWTQEINRKLQIKYKTQE; this comes from the coding sequence ATGAGTAAGACAAAGGCGACTATGTTTGTATTTGCAGGCAATAATGGAAGCGGAAAGAGCACAATCCGCAACTTGATTGTTGACCGGCTTGGAGTCAGTGTGAATATTGATCCAGATGCGCTAGCCCGCAAGATCAATAATATTGATCCTGAAAAAAGTAAAGTATCTGCTGGAAAAGAAGCTATCAGAATAGCCAGGGAATGCATCCGTAATAAGTGGGACTTCACCGTGGAAACTACTTTAGCCGGTGGTAACGTTATAAGGCAGATGATAGACGCAAAGGAGCAAGGCTTTGAAATCATCATGTTCTATGTTGGCCTAGGAGATGTTCGGCTAAATATTGAACGTGTTGCTTTGCGAGTGAAGAATGGTGGTCATCATATTGAAACCGATGATATTATTAGACGCGATGTAACCAGTATGAATAATCTGTTATCTCACTTAGATCTGATTGATCAATTAATTGTTGTTGATAATAGTAAAGCTGATGGGGAGTTTGTTCTTGAAACAGATAAAAGCGGGATTAAATATTATATAAATGAATTGCCTGAATGGACACAGGAAATTAATCGGAAACTACAAATTAAATATAAAACACAAGAGTAA
- a CDS encoding amidase family protein produces MSKLKRLRKTKSNHFDSTRSGYSPEKKNWSKKQVLATSIALSVIASGVIPLQTADALTRVTSESGTVWEIHDVFAPSLDTGSLRTVGATQVQGFGNIFVKVSSPTASLMNGQMMRGFDLKFDGVNTFTSAQSVNLGNVTVTRAVYVDTKNNRTRFFDTFTNVNTEVVKVDVSFGGSLGYGTAANASVVKATYSNDLEVTTDDSWIVVDSSARNNKPFGIAVGSPYPFNNGLTGLGNQQKDPFTTPLAKSGNDANFYGFINTLNIGPGESKSLVHYVQVGEAGEEGLNNLVTMLNGLNSQLDVSGLTNAQIRSISNWDISGIEGLDTGDSLVIPNAPAAKALVTSSPYDVTNKSIAEMQQDMMNGKTTSVQITQAYLDRITAYDEGQMGLHSFLHVSETALTQAKAADDARAQGAKGDLLGIPIAIKDIYDTKDMPTTGGTKALEGWQPDSDAFQVAKLREAGAVIIGKTNTSEFANSGSFSESGWMQTWNALYPSKTSFGSSGGSAVSVAADFAAAAMGSQTGVSLYAPSTGASLTNFRGTDGIASVTGVMPLTWGQDYAGPIAKTVTDLAMILNATTGTDPKDIFTVTADADNKRPADWKEALDSEALQGKKIGYIPASFVSTFADDDTGQAVMDKFSELQAAGATMVEMSALPSAPSRPSGINGSTEGWARYIELHEDFPYMDGASVLASDKVLIYNQRGYNQPTRMTEQAVQDYIKYRTDYKEVIRQWMDDNKVDAVVYAGFISDVYNNDAAASQLSSDRGTGVLTSTVGLPTVVVPVGTNDSGYSISMQLVGRAWDDAEILGMGYALEQQSKARILTTFAPALQYVSNSTNPDPGVDNGTTNPAPGTGVGTVTPPATTTPVETPAPQPEVVSFADTLNHWARAGIDTLIAKGLLTGYADGTFRPNAGLTRAEAIKVITTHMGLEGQASNFTDVSSTHWANKYIGAAAGSGLMNGYSDGSFRPDQKISRSELAALITRAFKLTGTGNASFTDVNRNAWYYDSIDALASNKIITGYADNTFKPEKDITRAEFATIVSRLLETAK; encoded by the coding sequence ATGAGTAAGTTGAAACGTCTACGTAAAACTAAAAGCAATCATTTTGATTCTACCCGATCCGGATATTCTCCCGAAAAAAAGAATTGGAGTAAAAAGCAAGTCCTAGCTACTTCCATCGCGTTATCCGTTATTGCTTCCGGAGTCATCCCGCTTCAAACAGCCGATGCTTTAACTAGAGTCACTTCAGAGAGTGGCACCGTATGGGAGATTCACGATGTATTTGCTCCCAGTTTAGACACAGGAAGTTTACGCACAGTTGGAGCTACACAAGTACAGGGCTTCGGTAATATTTTTGTAAAAGTGTCCTCTCCTACAGCTTCACTGATGAATGGTCAAATGATGCGCGGGTTTGACTTGAAATTCGATGGCGTTAATACTTTCACTTCAGCTCAATCTGTAAATCTGGGAAATGTAACTGTTACTAGAGCGGTGTATGTCGATACAAAAAATAATAGAACGAGATTCTTTGATACCTTCACTAATGTTAATACGGAAGTTGTAAAGGTCGATGTATCTTTCGGTGGCTCTTTGGGCTATGGTACAGCGGCAAATGCTTCAGTAGTAAAGGCAACCTACTCAAATGATCTGGAGGTAACTACAGATGATTCATGGATTGTTGTAGACAGCAGTGCCAGAAACAATAAACCATTTGGTATTGCGGTTGGATCTCCATATCCATTCAATAATGGATTGACCGGTCTGGGTAATCAGCAAAAGGATCCATTCACAACACCATTAGCTAAGTCTGGAAATGATGCAAATTTCTACGGGTTCATTAATACATTAAATATTGGACCGGGCGAGTCGAAATCCCTGGTACATTATGTACAAGTTGGAGAAGCCGGTGAAGAAGGGCTGAACAATCTGGTTACCATGCTGAATGGACTTAATAGCCAGCTGGATGTATCCGGATTAACCAACGCACAAATTCGTTCAATCAGTAACTGGGATATATCCGGTATAGAGGGACTTGATACTGGAGATAGCCTGGTTATTCCAAATGCTCCTGCAGCCAAAGCATTAGTAACTTCATCCCCATATGATGTTACCAATAAATCAATTGCAGAAATGCAGCAGGACATGATGAATGGTAAAACGACTTCTGTCCAGATTACTCAAGCTTATTTAGATAGAATTACAGCTTACGATGAAGGTCAAATGGGATTGCATTCCTTCCTGCATGTATCTGAAACTGCGCTAACCCAGGCAAAAGCTGCTGACGATGCCCGGGCACAAGGCGCAAAAGGTGATCTGCTAGGTATTCCAATTGCCATTAAAGATATATATGATACGAAAGATATGCCGACTACAGGCGGTACAAAAGCCCTCGAAGGCTGGCAGCCTGATTCTGACGCCTTCCAGGTTGCTAAACTAAGAGAAGCCGGAGCTGTAATTATTGGTAAGACAAATACCTCCGAATTCGCTAATAGCGGAAGCTTTAGTGAAAGCGGCTGGATGCAAACCTGGAATGCGCTATATCCATCCAAAACCTCTTTTGGCTCCAGTGGAGGATCAGCAGTGTCTGTCGCAGCTGATTTCGCAGCAGCAGCAATGGGATCACAGACAGGGGTATCTCTGTACGCCCCATCAACAGGCGCAAGCTTAACCAATTTCCGAGGTACAGACGGTATAGCAAGTGTTACTGGTGTAATGCCGCTCACTTGGGGACAGGATTATGCAGGTCCTATTGCTAAAACCGTAACGGACCTGGCTATGATTTTAAATGCTACAACGGGTACAGATCCAAAGGATATCTTTACAGTGACTGCCGATGCTGATAATAAACGTCCAGCCGACTGGAAGGAAGCCTTGGATTCTGAAGCATTGCAAGGTAAGAAAATCGGATACATTCCTGCATCCTTTGTATCTACGTTTGCCGATGATGATACCGGACAAGCCGTAATGGATAAGTTCTCAGAGCTTCAAGCAGCGGGTGCGACAATGGTTGAAATGTCAGCACTACCATCAGCTCCTAGCCGTCCTTCTGGCATTAATGGATCTACTGAAGGCTGGGCACGCTATATTGAGCTTCATGAAGATTTCCCTTACATGGATGGAGCAAGTGTACTGGCTTCAGATAAGGTGCTTATCTATAATCAAAGAGGATATAACCAACCTACGCGCATGACTGAACAGGCTGTTCAAGATTATATCAAGTATAGAACGGATTATAAGGAAGTTATCAGACAGTGGATGGACGATAACAAAGTTGATGCCGTTGTTTACGCAGGCTTTATTAGCGACGTATATAATAATGACGCAGCGGCTTCTCAATTAAGCTCTGACCGTGGAACGGGCGTACTAACTTCTACTGTTGGATTGCCTACGGTAGTAGTTCCTGTAGGGACGAATGACAGCGGATATTCTATCTCTATGCAGCTTGTTGGCAGAGCATGGGATGATGCGGAAATTCTCGGGATGGGTTATGCCCTTGAGCAGCAGAGTAAAGCCAGAATACTTACAACCTTTGCTCCGGCACTTCAATATGTTTCAAACTCTACTAATCCAGATCCAGGCGTAGATAATGGAACAACCAACCCGGCTCCAGGTACTGGAGTAGGCACAGTTACTCCTCCAGCAACAACAACGCCTGTAGAAACACCAGCACCTCAGCCGGAAGTCGTTAGTTTCGCAGATACACTGAATCACTGGGCACGTGCAGGCATTGACACACTTATTGCCAAGGGATTACTGACGGGTTATGCCGATGGTACCTTCCGTCCAAATGCAGGTTTGACCCGTGCTGAAGCCATCAAGGTAATTACAACTCACATGGGACTTGAAGGACAAGCAAGTAACTTTACAGATGTATCTTCAACGCATTGGGCGAATAAGTATATTGGTGCAGCTGCCGGATCAGGCTTGATGAACGGATATAGTGATGGAAGCTTCCGTCCAGACCAGAAGATTAGCCGCAGTGAATTAGCTGCGCTGATCACTAGAGCTTTTAAATTAACCGGTACAGGAAATGCATCCTTCACAGATGTTAACAGAAACGCATGGTACTATGATTCCATCGATGCACTCGCATCCAATAAGATTATTACCGGATACGCAGACAATACATTTAAGCCTGAAAAAGATATTACTCGAGCTGAGTTTGCTACGATTGTTTCCAGGTTGCTGGAGACTGCGAAGTAA
- a CDS encoding DUF4179 domain-containing protein codes for MSNPEFELELEILKEQRIEEMPEAVRARMEQTYQMLSSMPPKPLPVQKKSRWLRKVIITTASVAAAGILFISLGFISPAMAETLKQIPFVDSVFRLAGDLGLQNANEKGMTAAVHQTVTHQGVTLSVSELMYDGSRLSLVLTRGMPEDTNDTFYELWGNEQSPEGFVNNIDFFINGEPVNTSWGLSSGGEQAPDSLIVTTFESVEMPDEFDFSMKVRLAKLNQDFEFNIPVKKNTANSIVLTPAEAKTHDHIHMRIKRIELSETSTRLVVEIKGEPGEGIRELQQKIPDKYKVSGFLNIDFDLTDEQGRIPAFIGGSSSGEGDSLSYTSMFEPMETTPNTVTVKPYIRSRENKIYIPELEFIVPVQ; via the coding sequence ATGAGTAATCCGGAATTTGAGCTTGAGCTGGAAATTCTGAAAGAGCAGAGGATTGAAGAGATGCCGGAAGCAGTACGCGCCCGTATGGAGCAAACCTATCAAATGCTGAGCAGCATGCCCCCGAAGCCTCTCCCTGTCCAGAAAAAAAGCCGCTGGCTGCGGAAGGTTATAATTACAACGGCAAGTGTGGCGGCTGCAGGCATTCTTTTCATCAGTTTGGGATTCATTTCACCTGCAATGGCAGAAACCTTGAAGCAGATTCCCTTTGTAGACAGCGTATTCCGGTTGGCGGGAGACCTCGGGCTGCAAAATGCGAATGAAAAAGGGATGACCGCCGCTGTCCACCAGACGGTTACCCATCAAGGAGTAACGCTTAGTGTGTCCGAACTGATGTATGACGGGAGCCGCTTATCTCTGGTATTGACCCGTGGTATGCCTGAGGATACGAATGATACTTTTTATGAGTTGTGGGGGAACGAGCAAAGTCCGGAGGGGTTTGTGAACAACATCGACTTTTTTATCAACGGCGAACCGGTAAATACCAGCTGGGGACTCTCCTCCGGCGGAGAGCAGGCCCCTGACTCCCTCATTGTCACCACCTTTGAATCGGTAGAGATGCCTGACGAGTTCGATTTTTCCATGAAGGTCAGACTAGCAAAGCTTAATCAGGATTTCGAATTCAATATTCCGGTGAAAAAGAATACTGCGAACAGTATTGTACTGACCCCGGCAGAGGCGAAGACACACGATCATATCCACATGAGAATTAAGCGAATCGAGCTTAGCGAAACGTCGACCCGCTTGGTTGTCGAGATTAAGGGAGAGCCTGGAGAAGGCATTCGGGAGCTTCAGCAAAAAATTCCGGATAAATATAAAGTTTCAGGATTCCTTAATATTGATTTTGATCTTACCGATGAGCAGGGGCGAATCCCGGCATTCATCGGTGGCAGCAGTTCGGGTGAAGGAGATTCTTTATCCTATACATCCATGTTTGAGCCGATGGAGACCACGCCGAACACGGTCACCGTAAAGCCGTATATCCGCTCCAGAGAGAATAAAATATATATTCCTGAGCTTGAGTTTATAGTGCCGGTACAATAG
- a CDS encoding sigma-70 family RNA polymerase sigma factor produces the protein MDIDQEEQVRRAQEGDEEAFIHLVKGLELQMYNVAKSIVKKDEDCADAMQDTVLKAYKAISTLHSPCFFKTWLFRILINECNLILRKRAQNIIMANLPQRQMVSAKVEALDLREAVYRLEEVSRTIIILHYFQDLPLQQIADILEMSESAVKTRLHRARKTLYGWLADPAERKVNA, from the coding sequence TTGGATATCGATCAAGAGGAACAAGTCAGGCGTGCGCAGGAAGGAGACGAGGAAGCTTTCATCCATCTTGTGAAAGGGCTGGAACTGCAAATGTACAATGTGGCGAAATCAATTGTGAAGAAGGATGAGGATTGTGCAGACGCAATGCAGGACACAGTATTAAAAGCTTACAAGGCCATTTCAACGCTGCACAGCCCCTGTTTTTTCAAAACATGGCTGTTTCGTATTTTGATCAACGAATGCAATCTGATTTTACGTAAGCGTGCACAGAATATCATTATGGCTAACCTTCCCCAGAGGCAAATGGTTTCCGCCAAAGTTGAAGCTCTCGACCTTCGCGAAGCCGTCTACCGGCTGGAGGAAGTGTCGCGGACGATCATTATCCTGCATTATTTTCAGGATCTACCGCTGCAGCAGATTGCAGACATCCTGGAGATGTCCGAGAGCGCAGTAAAGACACGGCTGCACAGGGCAAGGAAAACGTTATATGGTTGGCTTGCAGACCCCGCAGAAAGAAAGGTGAACGCATGA
- a CDS encoding VOC family protein, with protein MALTSTFTSINLPVNNVEQSKVFFTGLGFGLNPQFPDNEDSVAIIIGDNLQVMLLTKEILKSLTQKETVDTEKYAQMTIALALESREKVDEIVNTAVSLGGKSYEEPEDYGFMYHWAFEDLDGHMWAINYMNADAAQG; from the coding sequence ATGGCATTAACGTCCACATTCACGAGCATCAATCTGCCGGTAAACAACGTAGAACAATCGAAGGTGTTCTTCACCGGGCTCGGGTTCGGGCTCAACCCGCAATTCCCCGATAATGAGGACTCGGTAGCCATCATAATCGGCGATAACCTGCAGGTCATGCTGCTCACCAAAGAAATTTTAAAATCGCTCACGCAGAAGGAAACCGTTGATACGGAAAAGTATGCGCAAATGACGATCGCACTGGCCCTCGAGAGCCGGGAAAAGGTAGATGAAATCGTGAATACCGCGGTCTCCCTGGGCGGGAAATCGTACGAAGAGCCTGAGGATTACGGCTTCATGTATCATTGGGCCTTCGAGGACTTGGACGGCCATATGTGGGCAATCAATTACATGAACGCGGATGCAGCTCAAGGTTAG
- a CDS encoding ABC transporter permease: protein MNIFSVLHCETRKIIRANVFWLMFLVLGFGPVMMGIGIVLSGDAGGIQWEQYLTELLDTLAPLGLIGYTFIAAWVFGREFSDRTIKDLLAKPVSRPKIVLSKYLVILAWCLLLSIYMFAIGFAVGAILGVEGGSASLLWNFFFRFLITSLLYIFVTTPGTLLANVTRGYLAPLGLILIIVILSSVLASFGFAPYFPWTIPSVFQSTGSLKLSSIIILAYTGIAGIAGTFAWWRFAEQR from the coding sequence ATGAATATTTTTTCTGTTTTACATTGTGAGACCCGCAAGATTATCCGCGCCAATGTGTTTTGGCTGATGTTTCTGGTTTTAGGCTTTGGGCCCGTCATGATGGGGATTGGAATTGTATTATCCGGTGACGCCGGCGGTATCCAGTGGGAACAGTATTTAACCGAATTGCTTGATACGCTTGCCCCGCTTGGTCTTATAGGATATACCTTTATCGCGGCATGGGTATTTGGACGGGAGTTTTCAGATAGAACCATTAAAGACCTGCTTGCAAAGCCCGTTTCCAGACCGAAAATAGTGCTGTCCAAATATCTTGTCATTCTGGCATGGTGCCTGCTACTTTCTATCTATATGTTTGCCATCGGCTTTGCCGTAGGGGCTATCCTGGGAGTTGAAGGCGGGTCAGCCTCCTTGCTTTGGAATTTCTTCTTCAGGTTCCTTATAACCTCACTGTTGTACATCTTTGTTACCACGCCAGGCACTCTTTTGGCCAATGTGACCAGGGGATACCTGGCGCCACTGGGACTCATCCTGATCATCGTCATTCTCTCCAGTGTTTTGGCTTCCTTTGGATTTGCTCCCTATTTCCCATGGACCATCCCGTCAGTATTTCAAAGCACCGGTTCTTTAAAGCTGAGCAGTATAATAATTCTTGCGTATACGGGAATAGCCGGAATAGCCGGAACATTTGCCTGGTGGAGATTTGCCGAGCAGAGATAA
- a CDS encoding ABC transporter ATP-binding protein yields MRMLSKNKSAGTPAIQIDGVHKRFGDYTVLDNLSLEVHRGEIFGFLGLNGAGKTTTIKLLLAMLRPTSGKLYMLGEKVDSGNYKLWSSVGYLEEATFYPDLTVFENLDIARRMQGVPDKDSINQVIYKLGLEPHQKKKAKHLSLGNKQRLGLAKAMLHNPQILILDEPINGLDPAGVAEIRDMLYNLAKNFGVTIFISSHLLEELSKVSTRIGIIHGGQLVKEVAMDKLEQSLQKSLVVNGRNKYALKKVLEEHGHACEETLDGYIKLTDDHAADNPERIAELLVKCNQPPTSLRVITEDLEGYFLRTIGMTRGNK; encoded by the coding sequence ATGCGAATGTTATCAAAGAATAAGAGTGCCGGAACGCCCGCTATACAAATTGACGGGGTGCACAAAAGATTTGGCGACTATACCGTTTTAGACAATCTTTCACTGGAGGTGCACCGGGGAGAAATATTCGGATTTCTGGGACTGAATGGTGCCGGGAAGACAACGACTATTAAGCTGCTCCTGGCGATGCTGAGGCCAACCTCCGGTAAGCTCTATATGCTAGGCGAAAAGGTCGATTCCGGAAATTATAAATTATGGAGCAGCGTTGGATATCTGGAGGAGGCTACTTTTTATCCTGATCTGACTGTATTTGAGAATCTTGACATCGCAAGGCGCATGCAAGGGGTGCCTGACAAAGATTCCATTAATCAGGTTATCTATAAGCTGGGACTTGAGCCGCACCAAAAGAAGAAGGCAAAGCATCTCTCTTTAGGTAACAAACAACGCCTGGGACTTGCAAAGGCGATGCTTCACAATCCGCAAATTCTAATCTTGGATGAGCCGATCAACGGCCTTGATCCCGCAGGCGTGGCGGAGATACGGGATATGTTATATAACTTGGCGAAAAATTTCGGCGTAACTATTTTTATATCCAGCCATCTGTTAGAAGAGCTCTCTAAAGTGTCCACACGCATTGGAATTATTCATGGTGGCCAGCTTGTAAAGGAAGTCGCAATGGATAAACTGGAGCAATCCTTACAGAAAAGCTTAGTGGTGAATGGCCGGAACAAATACGCCTTAAAGAAGGTGCTTGAAGAGCATGGCCATGCATGTGAAGAGACCTTAGACGGCTATATTAAACTAACCGATGACCACGCAGCGGATAATCCTGAACGGATAGCTGAGCTGCTGGTGAAATGCAATCAGCCGCCAACCTCGCTTCGGGTGATTACGGAGGATTTGGAAGGCTATTTTCTTCGCACCATTGGTATGACCAGGGGGAATAAATAA
- a CDS encoding HAMP domain-containing sensor histidine kinase — protein sequence MKLKIKLPLLFLLMLLILMFSIGLYLKFVFAVYSPIPGTLLDSRYIALLLPIFAIALFIFTILIIYIYFFIEKPIRRLNTRLGEVNVVHPLPPLASARNDEIGELYKHFNKMEHRLQLVHREQTDMIAAIAHDLKTPLTSINGFTELLAAHKDLPETEKQEYYELIQRKSAYMVELINDFSSFTKEKLELESMVAAPVQASPLFAQIAFEYEYELAGMDIRLTCRHSFTDDIRLMINEPMIRRVFGNLFSNAVRYGGKNELKVYMNGYPQGHYAYFQIEDNGVGVPDKDISSLFLKFFTVDKSRQIQKGGLGLGLASCKSIIEHHGGEIAAYASEYGGLGIRFSLPLAAYR from the coding sequence ATGAAACTGAAAATAAAGCTCCCCCTCTTATTCCTGCTGATGCTGCTGATTCTTATGTTTTCCATTGGATTGTACTTAAAGTTTGTCTTTGCCGTATATTCCCCTATACCCGGCACCTTGCTGGACTCACGATATATAGCATTGCTTCTGCCCATTTTCGCCATTGCGCTTTTTATATTCACTATTCTGATCATTTATATTTATTTTTTCATAGAAAAGCCCATTCGGCGCCTGAATACCCGGCTGGGAGAAGTAAATGTTGTCCATCCTCTGCCTCCGCTGGCTTCGGCGAGGAATGACGAGATCGGAGAGCTCTATAAGCACTTCAATAAAATGGAGCATAGACTTCAACTCGTCCACAGGGAGCAAACCGATATGATCGCAGCCATCGCCCACGATTTGAAAACACCCCTGACCTCCATTAACGGTTTTACTGAACTGCTGGCTGCACATAAGGACTTACCTGAAACGGAAAAGCAGGAATATTATGAATTGATTCAAAGGAAGTCAGCATATATGGTCGAGCTCATCAATGATTTCTCCAGCTTCACCAAAGAAAAACTGGAGCTGGAATCCATGGTAGCTGCACCTGTACAAGCATCTCCATTATTTGCACAAATTGCTTTTGAATATGAGTACGAGCTGGCAGGAATGGATATCCGGCTGACTTGCCGCCATTCATTCACGGACGATATCCGGCTGATGATCAATGAACCGATGATCCGCCGGGTGTTCGGCAACCTCTTTAGCAATGCCGTTAGATATGGGGGGAAAAATGAGCTGAAGGTGTATATGAACGGATACCCGCAAGGCCATTATGCATACTTCCAAATCGAGGATAATGGAGTCGGAGTGCCGGATAAGGATATTTCTTCTCTGTTCCTTAAGTTTTTCACTGTGGATAAATCACGGCAAATCCAAAAGGGCGGTCTGGGGCTGGGGCTTGCAAGCTGTAAATCTATTATTGAACATCACGGGGGCGAAATTGCTGCCTACGCCTCCGAATATGGCGGTTTGGGGATCAGGTTCAGCCTCCCCCTGGCGGCATATCGCTGA